The DNA window TTCCCTCCAGGCCTGGCTCTTAGAAACTGGCCCTGACCCAATTCGGCCAAGCTGCCTGTGAGGTCCATTGGTGCCTCCTGCTTCAGATGGATGTCACTGTTGTTTTGCTGAGTAACTTCCCCAGGGAGCTGCTGCTGGGGCCCAATCCAAGAAGCTGAGGTCTCCTGGGGCCCACTGAGAGGGAGGTGTGatcagggaggtggggaggcaggaggctctgacagacagacagcaaacAGCTCAAAGGGGTGGCAGGCTGCATTTTATTCATCGTTAATTTAAACACCCTTCAACTCCTCTCTTGGAGTACtgctcagaaaaataaatgtattgtttaAGAAACCCTGCAGGCTTGCCCCGCATGCTCTAACCCCCCTCCTGAGAGAACACAGTAGCATAGAAAATGATCTGTAAAGCAAGGGGGAGCttccccagggaggagggagaggaggaggaggctgaaggaaaggggaggaggctcGGGCCAGGTGAGTACAGAAGTCTCATCGCTTCTCAGCGCTTAAGGAGGTGTGGGAAGGTGCCAGAGCTGCTCCTGGGAGGGGCGTGAGTCCAGGCCCGAGTCCGTGCTGAGGAGCCCGCCCTGGCTCAGGGACGGTGTCagcagcccttcccccaccccagcccgggGAGTGTGCAGCCTCCGGCACCGCGATGAGCTCGCTGTACACCCGCCCTGCGACAAAGCAGCCCCGGCGCCTCTTCTGAACTCAGGAGGGCCCTAAGCAGTCTGTCTGGCTGTGCTTTCCAGACAGGGTGCGTGTGGAATTGTGCTTTTCGTTTGTTAAGAATGTAAAAAGTTACAGTAAGACGGAACCGCCTGGCCCACAGCTCCTGGGGCAGCCACCTCTGCGGGCTTCCATCTGCCTCGTTTCCCCAGAAGCTTCTCCTTTGGCTGTTGAGGGCTCAGCCACCCTCACCCCGAAGCACACAGGAAGAGGGCGTCTGCTAGGAGGCCTGTCTGAGGGGTGGAGGAGCCTGCATAATTTTAGCAGCTGTCTTCCACGGTTTGGCTTGGGTTTGGACGCTGGCTTCTATGTAAAACACAGATTCAAATTCATGCAAAGTGTACGTGAAACTCCCCCAAGGCGGAGAGGAATTTTCCAGGCCCTAGTAGATCTCCAGGGAGTTAAAAATGGGAAAGCTTTCTTCTCAGCGTGATCCAGACTGGGATTTTTCCTTGGGGAAAGGGGCTAGTAGCTCTTTGTaaggctggtgtgtgtgtgtgtgtgtgtgtgtgtgtgtgcgcgcgcgcacatgtAAGTACACATGATGCTGTGATGTGTGAAGCTCCAGGACAAATGCCCAGGACTGTCTGGCATTGTCCACGAGCTGAGGGCTTGACACAGTCTGAGCCTTCTGACTCTTTCTCCAGGCCCCGGGGGCTCTGGCTTCAATCAGAGGACAGAGGAGGCTGACCACTTGGCCTCATTAGCAAGCAAGGACATGGAGGGGGGGGGCTTCCTTACCTGTCTGCTCATCCCGGAAAAGTCCCAGCAACTCATTAAGACCCTGGCCTCTGTGTCTGCACAGCAGGTGGCAAGGGCTGCTTAGAGCTCCACAAGCCCCAGCCTGAGAGGGGTGAGTTTGGGCCTAAGGTGAGACAGCAACCccaggagctgaggggaggggtgggagttGTAGGCTGCAGGGAGCTACCAGCCGTGGGTCAAACTGGAGATCCCCACATGGTGGGAGAGGCCACAGCATCTAAGAGGATGGAGCCCTTGCTTAGCCTGAGGTTCAGAAGAACCTGTGCCAAAGAAAGGGGTCCCTAGCAACGTCGTTATTCCTGAAATGATGGTGGGACCTCAGTTCTGGTTCTCAACGCTCAGCAGGATGCCAAATAAGCCTTGAGGCAGGGGTCTAGGCTCCATCAATGCCCCTAACTTTGGGAGcttggctcccccccccccaagaaccAGCCCCTGGCATTTGAGGCACTGAGCCCTTTGGCCTGAGGTGAAGGACAAGGATGTactgaattggggggggggggctacggGAACATGGGCAAAAATACAAGCATGCCCCGGATCCTGAGCTACCCTGTATGCTGGAGGGCTGCTGTTTCTCTGGGAGGTTGACGAGAGGGAAGGatcccttccctgtccccatgAAGCCAGGCTTATGGCTCCTTCAGAAGCTTGCTCAAGCTGCTCACAATTGTCTCCTTCCAAAGGCAAAGCATAGGAGAAGTGAAAACAGCTAAGGCTGCAGCATGAGCAATTTAAGATAGACTTTAGGAAGCACTGCTGACAGAGAAGACTGCCAAGGAAGGTTGTgagtttttcttctctgtaggCGGGTCCTGTTCCCTCCAGTGGAGACACAGTTCTGTGCAGTCCTGTGCGCTGGTCAGTGGGGTCCCCTGGACACCTCTTTGGCCTCTCGAGCTCAAAGAACCTCGTTAGCTACGTCTAAAACTTCCTGTGCTGTCACTGGGACCCACTTCCCCTGGGTTGGCTGCTGTTTTGCCTGCTATCAAGTCCTCGTGGTCTAAATGCCTCCGTCTTGGTGATCGCTCACCCCCTCTGTATGCTTCAGATCCCCAAGTTATTGCTCGTTGCCTGGGTGACACCTCTAATTGGATGCCTTttaatctttccttcttttagagGGATTGGCATGACATTTTATTTCTAGGCCCTATGAGAGGGCGTTGGCCTAGAGGGTGTGTGCCTCTCTCAGTATGCTGTCACTGTAGTGTGACCACAGCCATGGCTCGGTGGGCCGGTGGGGGGGGTCACAAACTGGCCTGAACAACGGTCACTGTGACTCCTGAAGTGTGGCGCTCTGGAAGCCTACCCTTCAGAATTTGGCAAGACTGACCTCTCTCCGGGTCGCTCTGCCTCACTGGCCTCACAGGCAGATTAGGACTTGTGTTTAAATCCCAATCCCCATCCCAACGAGAAATTACCTGAAGAAGCTAGTCATTCAGATCCCAACACATTTTCCCCTTCTTGTTATGAAACTGGACGGGGAAAGGGGAGGTGGACATTCAAGCATGACTCCTAAtgctgtgtgcatgtgcgtgcatgtgtgtgtgtgtgtgcgtgtgtgcacgcatgtgtgtgcgtgtgcacgcatgtgtgtgcatgtgtgcgtgtgtaagtgtgtgtgcgtgtatgtgtgtgcatgtgtgcgtgtgtaagtgtgtgcgtgtatgtgtgtgtgcatgcatgtgcgtgtatgtgtgcgtgtgtaagtgtgtgcgtgcgtgtatgtgtgtgtgcgtgcatgtgcgtgcatgtgtgcgtgttcCAGGCACATATGCTTCCTTCACTGCCAGGGAGGGAGATTTCACAGCTTTCCATGCCTCTCAGGCCTACAGTGTGAGGCGTCCTGGAGCTTTTCTAAGACTTCCTGTCAGAAGCTGTAGACATTGGTGGGTCACACCGTGTCTGACTAGACTCTGGCATTTGTCCTGGGGATCATCTTTTTAGAGGAGGAAAATGGGCCTAAAGAGCATTGTTCCTTCACAGTCCAAGAACCCCATCCTTTCAATGAAGGCAGTAGCTGGCCTTCCTCCAGGTCAGGGACCCCTCTGCAGCAGAGGGCGGAGAACCGGTCCCTCAGCTTGAGGATATCCGCGCAAAACTAATTCTAAAACTGCTTCCATCCACCCGTTCCatcagctgcccccaccccccgccttcccccacctccaatACAGACTGTGCGTGGAGAAAACAAATTCACATGACTGTCAGTGGGGGCCAAACAGGGTTTAGAATGGGATCTGTCCCCAAAACATTATGGGCTATGGAGCCAAATTCTCTGACATTTGCAGGATGGCTGCTTTGGGCTCCTGGTGCTGCGGAGCCTGACTCAGAGGAGGAGAACCGGGTTGTGGAGGCTGCACTCTGCACCCTCAGGGGGAAAAACGAGCTACTCAACGGGAGTCAAGAAACCAAATCCACACCAACAAAGCAAGATCCTGAGAAGACTCAGACGTTCCTGATTAGTAATGGAAAGCATTCCCAAGGACAACGCTGGTGAAAGAAAGGAGGGTTGGGGGATTCTGAGATGTGCCCCAGCCGCAGAGATCAGCCGGCTGAAGCAAAGCAGGGCTCCTGCAGCCTGAGTGCTCCCCTCCCTGCCGGCCACCCTGGGTTTCTGGCCTTAGAAGTAGCTGCCCTGTGTGCTGTGCGCAATGCACCGACTCCAGGCTGAGAAAGGCCAGCTGAGCCCCTTACCATCCCAATATCCAAATCTCGGGAAGTGCCACAGTCCGCAAGTCGGTGCTATGTTTCATCTCATTGCATAATACTACACCATTCTCCGTGTGTAGCGGCTGTTCTATTTATATACATCGGTAGGCAACATatggctctccccacccccacctgtcaAAACTGTGACTACATCACTTCTGACGACCAGAAGGAAGCTGCTAGGCTGGGCCAGGATTCTAAATGCTGCGGAGGTAATTCAGAGCCATGAGAAGTTGCACCATATGCTTTGGGGTTGCCGGCTGCTTATGTGCATGGGGACAGGGTTTAGTGCCAGTCCGCGAAACCCAGGGATGGCCCTCTCCTCGCTGCGGTTTGCACCGGCCGAGGGTCTGGGgtgccattctctctctcactggagGAGAATCTGCTGGGGCCCACAGTTCTTCAAGACGGGACCCACGAGGAAAACTGGCTCCCCCGAAACCTGCCCTGGATAACATCAGGCCTGGCCAaatagtatttctttaaaaaaaattttttttggtttgattttattGGGTAAAGATTAAGAAAGCGCCAGCGtctgagagaaggaaagcaaaccACGGCCGGCGGCACGCTAGCCTGCCGAGGGTCCGTGGCGCGGCCCGGCGGTCTACCTGGAGGCGCTGGTCTCCGCCAGCCGGTTGTTCATGATGCCCAGTGCGCCCACGCCGCCCGAGAAGCCGTTCTGGCGCGTGTTGACGCACACGTTGCGCGGGTAGCCGTTGGCCGTCTCGGACAGCTGCTTCTGCAGCAGCGCCAGCGACACCTTGTTGGAGGCCGTGAGGTCGCGCATGGAGATGAGCTCGCCCGACAGGCGGCGGCCCTCGGCGTCGCTGTCGCGGGCCGCGGGGTCGGCGCCAAGAGCGGCCAGGCGGCGGCGCAGCCGGGAGCCCGGCGTGATGGCGTTGCGCCGGGAAAGGGGCGCGCCGGGCGCCGGGCAGCAGCGCGCGCAGCAGCGGCAGCTCAGCTTGCGCAGCATCCAGTTGAGCACCTGCTTGATGAGGATGGAGATGACGTTGAAGAGCGAGTAGATGCAGCACACGCCGAGCAGGATGAAGAGGAAGTTGCCCAGGCGGTAGAGCCCCTGGTTCCGGTAGGCGGCGTGCTGGCTGCTCACCAGGTCCCCGAAGCCGATGGTGCTGAAGGTGACGAAGCAGAAGTAGAGCGAGTCCACGTAGTCCCAGCCCTCCACGCTGGTGTACATGGCCGAGGCGCAGCACGACAGCAGCACGGCGAACAGGCCCAGGATCAGCAGCACGTGGTACACCGACGGCTTCCAGCCGGCCAGGCAGTCGGCCTCGGAGAGCGCCGAGCCGCGGCGGAAGGTGGCGGGCAGCAGGCCGCTGCGGCGCAGCTGGCGCTCGCGGCAGGCGCGCATGATGAAGGCCAGCAGCGAGATGATGCGCTCCAGGAAGAGGTTGAAGAACAGGATGGTCCCGGCGCAGCCGAACAGCCCGTAGGCGATGAGGAAGGCCTTCCCGCCCACCGTCGCGGGGGTGGTCATGCCGAAACCTGTGGAGACAGGGCAGGGGTCAGCGAGGCCTTGGCTGGGCAGGTGGTGCCTGCTGGGGGGCGAGCCGGGCGGGCGTCCGCAGGTGCTGCCGTGGCTTCTACCCTGAGTGGCATCACTCAGAGGAGGGGAAACGGTGTCTAGCCATTTCTCTCCCTTGGCGGCGCTAGGCTTGTTTCCCGATCGGCGCGACGCCTAAACTGATGTAGGAGACACGGCCCCTCGTCTTGGGGATCTGGAGATCGAAATGCGTGGGGCAGGATGGTCACTAGGAAGGACCCCTAAAGACGCATGAAACGAAACCTGTGCACAGGTGCAGACCACTGGGATACCTGCAAAGCTACAAAGAGATGTCACTGGCTCTCCCACCCCCtcgaaatttttcttttcttttgaggtaacCAACGGCACACATGGGCCTACCTGGGGCAGAATTCCATAAAGGCTTCATTTTAACTGATCCGGATTACTAGGGACCAGGTAGAGTGTGTTTAGTCCAGGTAGCTATGTGTGATGGTATCTGAAAGGGGGTTTATGAAAACTGACAAAAAGATTGAGAATGAGTCCACAACCTTCAGAGAGTGAGCTGGCTCTGTCATTGAGTgtccgacttggggctcaatcccaggacgtgacctgagccgaaggcagaggcttagctgactgagccacccaggcacccctatcaatGGATTTTTGCAGAAGGCTTGACTTCCCACCAGCGTGCTGGGGCCCTTGCCATCCAGGGCAGCacagctctgcccctcccacctgagCTCTCAGCCCACTGCTGGGGTGATCTCTTTGTGGAACGCATGTTTGCCTCACTCTGGTTATAGAAGGGGTTTAATCTCTCGGCACAAAGATTCCCTGCTGGTTGGAGTCTGAACTGGAAATGGGTCATCTGTTCCAACGGCACCATGGCACCTTTCATCACCTATGCAGCAGAATTCAGGGGCATCCCTGTGAAATTTATGCCCCGCCTCAGGAGGGCTGCCTGCATGCTGCTACTAGTGGGGCGAAGCCAGCCCTGGGAACTGGGTGGAGAAGAATTTTGTCTCACTTGGCTTACTATTTCCTTAAAAGAGccaaagggaaattttttttttcagtaattccGTAAGCCTATGTACTAATCATTCTCTAGATTCCCTGGAGGAAATCTCAATTGCCTAACCACAGTCTTCATCTTATGCTTAATGACTTAGGAGAAAAGCTTATGATGATACCCATGTTGAAGAAGATGAATTATATCCCTAGATTCAGATTTTGGCCACaagaaagtagaaacaaaaacaaaaacatcaaaactATATTATCAGTGTAACCAATTTAATAGAGGGATTTTTCCACACTTTAAAGCCAAAccgaaggggtgcctgggtggctcagtcggtcaagcatctgccttaggattgagccctgcattggactccctctgctcagtggagagtctgcttctccctctcccttgcccctcccctgctcgggctcactctctcctgctctctccctctctctttcaaataaataaataaaatctttttaaaaaatcttaaaaaaaaaataaagccaaacccAAATTCTTGAATTCACCAAGAAATCAGCTCTGAATCCATATGGTTATAAGTGGAGTGAAAGTATTTGTatttgtgcgtgtgcgtgtgtgtacagtgtgtgtgtgtgtgtgcacatttatATAAAGTCCTCGATCGATGACCCAAATATCCAGCAACATAACCAAGTCACGGTCTGTTCATACAAGGAAATAGCAATGAGAAAGCATCAATCACAACTACGTGAAATAATATGAATGGATCTCACAAAAAGACTGTTAAAGAAGCTGAACACAGAACACCTTCTGTATTATCCCATTTATAAAAAGCTCAAAAccgggcccctgggtggctcagtcagttaagcatctgctttggctcaggtcgtgatcccagggtcttgggattgagttctgcactgggttccctgctcagcagggagtctgcttctccctctacccctacccccttGTGCTCGcacgcttgcactctctctctctcaaaaataaatcttaaaaaaaaattcaaagccaAACTGTAGTAATTTTTTAAGGGATACATTCTTGGTTggtaaaaatataaggaaaatcaaggaagtattttttttgaagtttttatttgtctgagtaatctctatacccaaaacagtgctcgaactcatgaccccaagatcaagagtcagatgctctcccgactgagtcagccaggtgccccccctccttaagtttttttttttttttttaaagattttatttatttatttgacagagatagagacagccagcgagagagggaacacaagcagggggagcgggagaggaagaagcaggctcatagctgaagagcctgatgtggggctcgatcccataacgccgggatcacgccctgagccgaaggcaggcgcttaaccgctgtgccacccaggcgcccccctccttaagtttttatttaagggAAGTAATTTCAGTTAAAAGTCAGAATTGGAGTTTCCTCTGGGCGTGGTAGGGGGTAATAAACAGGAGGGGATACGGGGCCTCTGGGGTGCTGGCTGTGTTTTGTTAATCTGGATAGTGGTTACGCGGGTGTTGTATAATTACCTGCGTGTTTTGTAAGggtttgttgttgtggttgtttgtACTCTCATGGTaagaaaaacttagaaaaaaacccCTAGACTCTTAACTGTAAGGGATCTTAATTCTGATCTACCTCACTGTATAGGTGAGGGAGCAGGGGTAGAGGGGACATGACCTATAGCTTGCTGGGGACAGATACCATACCTGTGTCCTGGCTTCTAGCCTGGTGCCTAGACCATTCTACCGGACACTGCTTCTACACGCTGAGGAAAAATAGCACCTCTAATAGGGGATCCCTTTGCTAGAttccagaagaaatggaaagtcCTGAGCCTGGAAATTTAATACTTGAGAATATTGAATGGGATTTTCCCAATCTTTAGAATTTTTAGCTCAAGTTTCAAAGCTAAGAGTGACATGTGGTATGTTATCCCCTATTTGAAAGAGAAGTTCTAGATGCATCTATGCTGGATTACTAGAAGACCAAAATGGGTCTGCTGACTAgtacccccagccccacctccaggcTATATGGAAAGGCTAGAAAGTGTCTAGGGATAATGGGAGATGTCATGAAGTAGCAGAGTTGTTGCGGTATAAGGTGCCGTGTCATCCTGCACCCACCAGCGGGGCAAGTGTTGGGGGTGCGGTCAAGAGCACCTCGGGCTCCAGCAGAGGAGGCTAGCTGAGCTGCAGACACAGGCAGGCCCAGCCAGGGCCACTGGCTGCAGGATTGTGAGAGTTTTGGGAGAGCCAGGGATATTTCCTAGAGTCTGAAGCTGTGCTGGAGAGTTCTCTGGATGGGAGGCTGGCTGGAGCAGCCCACACaggcaggggtgggaagaggggagcAGTCTGCACTTCCGATGATGCATCAAGGATGTGTGAGAGCGACATGGTCGAGTGGATGTGCGGAAGGCAGCCAGATCTGAAGAGACTCTGCCCAAGAGGGTTGCTGCCTGATGGAGGGGCCCCTAGCAATAGGAGGCTAAGGGGTGGGGTGTTGGGACAGCATTCGAGGTACTCACAGGAGGTAGGATGGAGAAGGCACGCCCACTGAGGGAATAGTGCAGGGCAGTGGTCTCCAAAGACCCAGAGATGGGCCCCAGGAAAGGGCATGTCTGTCCCAACAGTGACCATGGCAGCACCACCAGCAATAGCTAAGAAAGGATTATAGTGGCTGCAGCGATGTCAGACCAAGAGCGAACAAACAGAATGCCCCGCTCACATCGCAGACCCCTGAGCTGAGGGCCAGGcctgaggtggagggagaggccgAGCTTTGATTAGACGTGAACTTGAAGActggattctttctttctttctttctttctttctttctttctttctttctttctttctttctttctttctttctttctttctttcttttaaacgattttatttatttatttgacagagagagagacagccagtgagagagggaacacaggcagggggagtgggagaggaagaagcaggctcccagcggaggagcctgatgtgggctcgatcccaggactctgggatcacaccctgagtcgaaggcagacgcttaatgactgagccacccaggcgccccatgaagacTGGATTTAGATTAGATTGAGATCAGATTGGGTATTTAAGACTGagtttcaattttaaaacagctcgtacttaagaaaaaaaggactAGTTGGAAAACTCTACAGCATTTGGCCAAGACGTGAAGGGATCCAAAGGGAAGTTCTTTAAGACATTAGATGAAGACGGGGCCATTTCTGGGGTCAGCCCATTGAATAAACTGGTTCCACCTGGATTCGCTCGCTGCGGGAAGCCCACGGCCACCCCACCCTCTCAGCGCCGGCCCCGCAGGCCTCCTAGCTTCATCTCTGCAACAGTTCTGAGGGAGGAACACCCCACTCCACTGACAGGAAACCACGGACCAAGGGGTTAAGTCGTTGCCGAGGCCCCACAGCATGGAAGGGTAAGCTGAGACCGAAACCCAGGTCTGCCGGGCCCACTGCCCACATTCTTCCCACACTGCTTCCTGAGGGCACCGAGGGGCCTCCACTCCTCCTAGAAAACCTCATTTCCATCCTCCAGGCCTGGCAGCCAGGACAGTGCTTTCACGGGGGGAGGCTGACCCTCAGTCACGACTCCTGTCCCCAGGAGTCCTCTTTTCCCTGGTGGCTCTCTT is part of the Ursus arctos isolate Adak ecotype North America unplaced genomic scaffold, UrsArc2.0 scaffold_8, whole genome shotgun sequence genome and encodes:
- the KCNK12 gene encoding potassium channel subfamily K member 12 — translated: MSSRSPRPPPRRCRRRLPRPSCCCCCCRRSHLNEDTGRFVLLAALIGLYLVAGATVFSALESPGEAEARARWGATLRNFSAAHGVAEPELRAFLRHYEAALAAGVRADALRPRWDFPGAFYFVGTVVSTIGFGMTTPATVGGKAFLIAYGLFGCAGTILFFNLFLERIISLLAFIMRACRERQLRRSGLLPATFRRGSALSEADCLAGWKPSVYHVLLILGLFAVLLSCCASAMYTSVEGWDYVDSLYFCFVTFSTIGFGDLVSSQHAAYRNQGLYRLGNFLFILLGVCCIYSLFNVISILIKQVLNWMLRKLSCRCCARCCPAPGAPLSRRNAITPGSRLRRRLAALGADPAARDSDAEGRRLSGELISMRDLTASNKVSLALLQKQLSETANGYPRNVCVNTRQNGFSGGVGALGIMNNRLAETSASR